The Nostoc cf. commune SO-36 genomic sequence ACCTTGCCTACTAAGGCTTGTATTTTACAAGGTAAAGATTTTACGATTTGTGTGTACACCATAGCACGCAAGGGGAGAGTGAAAAACTGCATTTTAAACGCTTAGAGAGTAATTTATGAATGAAAAAACAGTAAAAGTGATTGAAGCGAATTTATTGCCAAAAGGGGATTATGTTTCATCAGGATTTTCCACGATTCAACCAGATTCGTGTTTCCCTAATATAATGTTGGGAAATAAATATGATTCCTTTTGGTTATACTTGCGGCGAGATATCACTCATAACTGGTACGTGGATAAGCGACAGCAGGGTGTAGGATTTGTTAGCAGAGATGAAGCTCATATTTTATACAATACAGCTTTGAAATTTCGCGGTAAAAAAGCTTTAGAAATAGGTTGCTGGATGGGTTGGTCAGCTTGCCATTTAGCTCTGGGAGGAGTAGAGCTAGATGTAATCGATCCTATGCTATCTGAACAATTATTCAATGAAAGCGTCACAGATTCGTTGAAGTGGGCAGGCGTTAAAGAATCTGTGAATTTAATGCCAGGGTTTAGCCCTGAAAAAGTAGAGGAAATTGCAAATAAATTTCAACGTAAATGGTCATTAATATTTATAGATGGCAATCATGAAGCACCTGCTCCGCTCAACGATACAATTATCTGCGAACAATTTGCAGAAGCAGATGCTTTAATTTTATTTCATGATTTGGCTTCTCCCGATGTCGGTCAAGGTTTAGACTATTTAAAAGAGAAAGGATGGAACACAATGGTGTACCATACTATGCAAATTATGGGAGTTGCATGGCGAGGAAATGTTGAGCCTGTAATACATCAGCCTGATGCTAATATTGACTGGCGCTTACCTCCACATTTAAAAGATTATCCTGTTAGCGGTTCCATTCAAACCGTGGATAAAGATAAATTTGGAGAAATTCTCAGAGCAATTCGTCCATATACTTTATTGAGTGAAGCAAAGCTGTTCTCGCTTTATAGTCAGGCAAAACAAGTATATTCTTATCTTTTTTGGCTGCCAAAAATGTTGGTACAGGCGATCGCTAGAAATAAACGTATTAAGTACGATTAGCTTTAACAATAGCAGTATTATCTATATAGACATCTTGCAAAAGTTACTTTTGCAAGATGTTTAGAAAAGGTTAAATATAAAAGGGAAAGGGAAAATTCCATCCTTTTCCCCTTTTCTATTTACCCCCGCCCTTTTCCTCAGAGGGGGCTACCTTCCCTTTTTCCCCCTTCTGCAAGAAGTCTTATCTACCGCAAAACATCGCTTCGTGAAAAAAGCTTGACGGTGAAATGCTTTTGCAGTATGTTTGTACTATAAAGGCAATCAAGTATTGTGTAAAACTTTAACACTCCCGACTACGCCAACAAAAGAGCAGAAAATAAATGAAGCTATCTAAGGTAGACTTGAGCAGTTTAGTAGCGATCGCTCACTCTGACGGATATTTGCAATTGTTGCTAGATCGAGGCGATGAACTGGTGTTTTTGGAAAATTCCAGCGCCAATACAAGCTTATGAAGGATGCAAGAACTAAACGAGGTAATCGCCGAACGCCTGCATTGCCTTTTGAAGCAGAACCAATTGTCATGCTACCAGTTATCTCTTCAATGGCTATGGCTGTAGGCTATGATCGCAACGAACACATTTTGCAAGTTGAGTTTCAAAGTGGATCTGTTTATCAGTACTTAGGCGTAGACGAGGATACTTGGGAAGATTTACATTCTTCTGACTCAATAGGCAGCTTTTTCAATCAAGAGATTAAAGGTAGATATGAGTGCGATCGTTTAAATAATGCAGATTAACTAATGACCAATTCTTCCTTGATGGTACAAGCCCCTAAATTCATTTATGGATAGATAAGTTTTAAACAATGCAGGGTTCAAGCCCCCGGATAAATCCTGGGGCATTAATTGCGAATTGCGAATTGCGAATTGCGAATTGTGCTGACTGCATATAGAGTTTTCAATAATTCTTGCGTTGTGTAGGGTTTAAATAAATACTTAAACGTAGTCCAGCAATCCTTTGTTTAGAGACAATAGAGAAAGCCTATATAATATCTACCCAGTTATAATGACTACACTTGCATCTGCTGTTAAACCAAGAGCCGAAGATAGTTTTAGCATTACCTTTGCACCATTATCTCTTGAAGAAATCTACACCAAGTCGGATGATCCAGCCAATGGTGCTGTAGTTGTAATGAGTGGCATGGTTCGCAATAAAACCGATGGTAAACCTGTGATTGCTCTAGAGTATCAAGCTTATGAACCAATGGCATTGCGGATATTTTATCAAATCGCTGCTGATATTCGCTTATCTATGTCTGATGTGAATCGAGTAGCGATTTATCATCGCATTGGACGTTTGCGAGTTGGGGAAATCAGCGTTTTAGTCGCTGTGGGTTGTCCTCATCGGCGTGAGGCGTTTGAAGCTTGCCAATATGCTATTGATACACTCAAACACAATGCCCCTATATGGAAGAAAGAACATTGGGCAGATGGTTCTAGCAGTTGGGTGAGTATTGGTGCTTGTGAAACATCAAAAGAAAATTGTTAAGGTTGCAGAGACAATTGCCTAGGCTGGTGTTTTGTCTAAAGCAAGCTAAGTTTTCAGATGCTTTAGTACTCTACCAACCCAAAATTGCTGCGTGAGGGTGGAAAAGTTTTTTCGTTTTGTCAAGTTTGTGGATATCTAGCATAGTTCCTTTGGTAGACTACTAGACTAAGAATAAAGTTTAGCTTCAAGGAGAAGAGGAAAAATTGAATCGGTTTTCTTGGGCTTGATTTTAGGGAACTTATATCAATCTCGTGCTAAATTACTAAAGCTTGGGGTTGGGAAACTCCGGTGAAATTCCGGGACTGTGCCGCAGCTGTGATGGGATTACCCAAGTCAGAATGCCAACTCTCAAGATGTCCTCAAGACACATTTACCGTCTACTCCCTGCGTTGCACGGGGAAGGAGTTACAAGTTTGCTTTCTGGATTTGCCACTTGTCCTGGCTTGTTTTATGCTACACCCGCCGCCGATGGGATATTATCTCGAATTAGAATACCAGGTGGGATTATTAGTAGTCAGCAGTGCCGTGCGATCGCAGATATAGCAGAACAGCACGGTGGCAACTATGTAGATGTGACTAATCGAGCTAATCTACAAGTCCGCGAAATCCGCACGGGGATAAATGCTGAGGTTCTGAAGTACTTACAAGATATGGGATTGGGTTCTTGCAATAGCGCTGTAGACCACATCCGTAATATTATGACCAGCCCAACTGCTGGTATCGATCCGCTAGAATTAATCGACACCCGCCCTTTTGTCCAAGATTGGGATAATTATATTGCTGCACATCCCGCGCTTTCGGGACTGTCGGCAAAATTCAGCGTTTGCTTTGATGGTGGTGGGATAATTCGCGTGTGCGATCGCTTGAATGATATCCTATTTGCTGCTGTCTTAATTGACGGTAATGTTTATTTCCGCCTCCATCTCAGTGTCGGTGCAAAGGGGCAACCGCCCAGTGATATGAGAATTTTGTTACCACCAGAGAAATGTTTGCCCGTCTTGGCAGCTTTGGCAGATGTCTATTTAGCTCATAGTAAAACGACAAGTAAGCGTCGGCTACGTCTCTTAGAGTTATTAAATACTTTAGGTTGTGAAAATTATCTCCAGGAAGTTCAGCAGCGTCTAACTTTCCCTCTTTTGTATAGTGACCTAACCCCCCAACCCCCTTCCTTATTAGGGAAGGGGGAGGAATTCTCCCCTCTCCTTGTAGGAGAGGATCTGGGGGAGAGGTTAGATGTTAAGTATCAGCATATTGGCATCCATCCCCAACGTCAGAAAGGCTTATTTTACATTGGTGTCGTCTTACCCCTTGGGCGATTGGAGAGTAGCCAGATGAGGGGTTTAGCAGATTTAGCAACGAAATACGGTAGCGGCACTCTTCGATTAACCCCCTGGCAAAATCTGCTGTTAACAGATATTCCTCAGCAATGGGTTGGCGATGTCCTCCAAGAAATTGCTTTCTTAGGATTAGATTCCTCAGCAACTAATATCAAGAGTGCATTAGTTGCTTGTTCTGGAAAAAGGGGTTGCGCCGCTTCTGCCACAGACACTAAAAGTCATGCGTTGGCATTAGCAAAGTATCTTGAAACTCGCGTTACCCTAGATTGTCCAGTTAATATCCACTTTAGCGGCTGCAAAAAATCCTGCGCCCAGCATAGCAAGAGTGATATTACTCTGCTTGGTGTCAGCATTGAGGCTGACAATGGAACTGTGGAAGGCTATCACGTTTATGTTGGTGACAGCAAGGAGAAATTCGGACGTGAACTATATCAAAATGTAACTTTTGCCGAGCTACCGGCATTAATAGAGCGGATGCTATATGTATATGAAATTCAACGTCTAAATTCTAATGAGTCCTTTGGGAAATTTGCTAATCGATATGCAGAAAAATTGAACCACAGAGGCACAGAGAACACGGAGAAATAAGAGTTTGAGAGGTATTTTGCTTGAAGAAGAATTCAGGAGTCAGAATTCAGGAGTCAGACGCTCCTGCGTCGCTAACGCTGTGCTATCGAGCGTCTGGGGTTTTAAACTCCGTTTATTCATCTACCAGTCGCACAGAATTCAATTCTGTTAGCGATAGCGGGGCGTTTAGCCCATTCTGACTCCTGACTCCTGAATTCTGTTTGATAAATCCTTTAATAAATACTTAGAAATCTGCTTCTCTTCCTCTGTGTTCTCTGCGCCTCTGCGGTTAATAACAAATCAATCCAAAATCTAAAATCCCAAATCGAATGCCCGACTACATCCGAGATGCCAACGAAATTTACCGCAATTCTTTTGCAATCATCCGGTCAGAAGCGAACCTAGATGTGCTGCCGTCAGATGTAGCAAAAGTTGCTGTGCGTCTCATTCATGCCTGTGGAATGACGGATATTGTCACTGACTTGGGATATTCAGCAACAGCAGTACAATCTGCAAGAACAGCATTAGCAGCAGGAGCGCCGATTCTGTGCGATTGCCGAATGGTTGCCGATGGCGTTACCAGACGGCGGTTGTCTGCAAATAATCAAGTTATCTGTACTCTCAATGAGCCAGAAGTGCCAGAACTTGCCCAGCGTATGGGTACTACAAGGTCGGCAGCAGCTTTAGAATTATGGCGATCACACCTTGAAGGATCAGTGATTGCAATCGGTAATGCGCCCACAGCACTATTCCGGCTGTTAGAAATGCTCGATGAAGGAGTGCCTAAACCGGCGATTATCTTAGGCTTTCCAGTGGGGTTTGTTGGTGCAGCCGAATCGAAAGCCGCACTAGCAGCAGACAGCAGGAATGTACCATTTTTAACCTTACACGGTCGGCGCGGTGGAAGTGCGATCGCAGCCGCAGCAGTTAACGCCCTGGCAACGGAGGAAGAATGAACATGAAACCCAAAGGTCGTCTTTATGGAATTGGTGTCGGCCCAGGCGATCCAGAACTATTAACCCTAAAGGCGCTGCGGCTATTACGTGCCGCTCCTGTGGTAGCTTATCAATCAGCCACAGATAAAGAAAGTATTGCTAGAGCGATCGTGGCGCAGTATCTACCTGGTAATCAAATCGAGGTATTATTTCATCTCCCCCGCGCTTTGGAACCAGAAAAAGCCAAGTCTATTTATGATAAGGAAATTGAACCAATCGCTGACCATTTAGCGGCGGGTCGAGATGTCGTAGTGCTATGCGAGGGTGATCCATTTTTCTATGGTTCATTCATGTACGTGTTCACGCGGTTATGTGACCAGTATGAAACAGAAGTTGTCCCCGGAGTTTCTTCGCTGATGGCTTGTCCGGTAGCATTGGGTGTACCTTTCACCTATTACACCGATATTCTCACAGTCTTACCCGCGCCATTACCAGCAGAAGAACTGACTACACATCTGCTGATGACCGATGCAGCAGCAATTATGAAACTAGGTCGTCACTTTACCAAAGTACGAGATATCCTGCATAAATTAGGGCTAGCATCACGGGCAAGATATATTGAGCGGGCATCAACATCACAGCAACGCATCATACCTCTGGATGAAGTTGATCCAGATAAAGTACCCTATTTCTCGATGATTCTGATTCCAACTAAGAATCGGCTATAGACCTACTTTTCTTTTTGGTAAAGGTATTGTTTAACCGATGATTTAGACTTTACCATAAAGGAATACTTCAAAAAAAGTTGATGGTTTCTAATAGCACCTTCACTCCTGATACGATCGCTGCGGGCTTTCATGCCCTATCTGACCCCCTACGAATTCAGGTCTTAGAACTCCTACGCTCTCAAGAACTATGCGTGTGCGACCTATGCGACCACCTGGGAACTACTCAGTCCAAACTGTCTTTTCACCTCAAAACCCTGAAAGAAGCGGGTTTAGTTCGCGCTCGTCAAGAAGGGCGCTGGATTTACTACAGCCTGAATTTGCCGCAGTTTGTTGCCTTAGAGCAGTATCTAGCAGAATTCCGCCGCTTTAGCCCCATATTGGCTATTCGTCCCCCCTGCGAGACTTAAATATTCATCAATTTTTTTTGTAATGTTTTGTTTACTTACAACTATCTACGGATTGACAAATCAATTTTTTTTGAAATGATAGAGATGTACTCTTAATATAACTCACAGGGGTGGGGTCAATGAAGATAGCAGCAAAGGAGGCTTTTGCACTAAGAGCGTTGGCTTTGACGAGACTAACATCCAACACATCTACTCAAAACCAGCATTTACCTTCTGTAACTGAGCTAAGAGATTCTGGTAAGGCTGCAACAGCAACAATAAAAATTGATGGTTACAGCACAGTCTATGCGATTACGCAGGCGATGGGTTATGTACCTTTACCAGATCACAGCAAACGCCTCAATTACGTTCACTTGTATCAAGGCAAAGTGGGAACCCGCATTTCTCACAAGCTCAAGGCGTTTGATGGAGCAGAAGAGAAGTAATGAGTAATGAGTAATGAGTAAAAACTTCTTACTTCTTACTCATTACTTCTCCCCGGCACTTGCACAGGCTTTAAGAGGTGTGGTGAGAAATCTGGGGGAACAGTATTTGAAGGAGAAGCAGAAATGAACTTGACAATTGGTGAGTTATTACGAAAAGAAGCTAAGTTTTAGCAATTTTTTTTGTTTTTAGGTTTATTCCCATGAGTCAGAATTCACAAGCCAGTACAGCCCGGATACAAGCAGGAAGCAATTTAAGTTTTTTTGAAAAATATCTCACCGTTTGGGTATTTTTGTGTATCTTTGTCGGAATTGCACTAGGTAGATTGTTTCCAGGAATAGCGGTAGCTCTTGATGCAATGAGTGTGTATCAAGTGTCTATTCCCATCGCAGTATGTTTGTTTTTCATGATGTATCCCATCATGGTGAAGATTGACTTCACACAAGCAGCAAATGCTATCCGCGCCCCAAAACCTGTTATTCTCACCTTGGTAGTAAACTGGTTAATTAAACCATTCACAATGGTAATATTTGCTCAGTTTTTCTTAGGATGGTTATTTCGTCCTTTGATTACCGGAACTGAGATCATTAGCGGTAGCGAAGTAGCGCTGGCGAATTCTTATATTGCTGGCACTATTTTACTAGGAATTGCTCCTTGTACAGCAATGGTACTGTTGTGGGGATATCTTTCTTACGGCAACCAGGGACACACCTTAATAATGGTGGCAGTAAATTCTCTGGCGATGCTGTTCTTATACGCACCATTGGGTAGATGGTTATTAGCGGCGAATGATTTAACCGTGCCCTGGCAAACTATTGTTTTATCAGTAGTGATTTATGTTGGGTTTCCCCTAGTGGCGGGAATGTACAGCCGTTACTGGATTTTTAAATATAAAGGTACAGAGTGGTTTGAAAGACGATTTTTAAAGTATCTGACTCCAGTTTCGATTACTGCTCTATTGCTAACATTGGTACTGCTATTTGCATTCAAGGGTGAACTAATTGTTAAAAATCCCTTGCATATATTGTTAATTGCCGTACCACTATTTATCCAAACTAATTTCATTTTCTTAATTAGTTATGTAGCAGCATTGAAGATGAATTTATCCTACGAAGATGCCGCACCAGCCGCATTAATTGGAGCAAGTAATCATTTTGAAGTTGCTATTGCCACTGCTGTGATGCTATTTGGTTTAAATTCAGGTGCAGCACTGGCTACAGTGGTAGGGGTTTTAATTGAAGTGCCAGTAATGTTGATGCTGGTTGAGCTTTGTAAACGCACAGCAGCTTGGTTTCCACGGGAACCGGAAAAAGCAACATTGCAAGATCCGCGCTGTTTTGATGTCTTAAAATGACCACAATTTTTAGCAATCTAAGGCTCGAAGCAATGGAGCAAGAAACAATTCAACCGATTTCAGAAAACTTGTGGTGGGTGATTCCAAGGAAACTAGCAGGTGTTCGTAAGCCCATAGCAGAAGAGTTGACAGAGTTACGGGCTACTGGCGTTGGTGCGATCGTCTCTGTTATGGATGACCCCTCTAACTTAGATTTGTATCAACGAGCAAACATTCCTTGTCTTTGGTTGCCAATTAAAGGTGGCACGACACCCAGCCAGGAGCAACTTCAGGATTTACAAAATTTCGTTGACAATCAAAATAACCTTGGCAATGGTGTTGCAATTCATTGCACTAATGGCAGACGGCGAACAGGGACAATGCTAGCTTCTTACTTGATTTGTAGTGGCTCATCTTATAACGATGCAATCAAGACAATTGAGCGTGCAAACCCCGAAATAGAACTGCGAGAAACCCAACATAACTTTTTACAAGAATTAGAGCGAGTTAAACAAAAAATATAGCTCACCTGCCAATTGTTAGTGGTAATAAAACAAGTAGAGAACAAACCTGAAGAGCCAAAATTATTACCTTTTCAAAATTAGTTTTAATGCGATTTCTAGAGTATTGAACTAAATAATCACATTTTGTTAATTAATTAGCGGTAGGAAAATTGATGAAAATTCGGATTGGGATTAATGGATTTGGTAGGATTGGACGGCTGGCTCTGCGTGCTGCCTGGGGTTGGCCAGAATTAGAATTTGTCCATATCAATGAGATTAAAGGCGGGGCAGTAACAGCCGCTCATTTGCTCAAATTTGATTCTGTTCACGGGCGTTGGACACCAGAAGTAGAAGCACACGGCGATCGCATTCTCATTGATGGTACACCTCTGAGTTTTAGCGAACATTCCCAACCTGGTGAAGTCCCTTGGGAAGATTTAGGCGTTGATGTAGTGCTGGAATGCTCCGGCAAGTTTAGGACTCCTGCTACCTTAGATCCGTATTTTAAGCGGGGAGTACAGAAGGTAATTGTGGCTGCTCCGGTGAAGGAAGAAGCCTTGAATATTGTTATGGGAGTTAACGACCAACTTTATGAGCCAGAGAAGCATCATCTGTTAACTGCGGCTTCTTGTACAACTAACTGTTTAGCCCCAGTAGTGAAGGTGATCCATGAAGGTTTGGGGATTAAACATGGAATTATCACCACAATCCATGACAACACCAATACTCAAACCATCGTAGATGCTCCTCATAAGGATCTGCGTCGGGCAAGAGCTACGAGTTTATCTCTGATTCCTACCACTACTGGATCGGCAACTGCGATCGGGTTGATTTATCCCGAACTCAACGGCAAACTCAATGGTTTGGCAGTACGAGTACCACTGCTCAATGCTTCTTTGACAGACTGTGTGTTTGAAGTTGTGCGACCCACAACCGTAGAAGAAATTAACAGCTTGCTAAAAACAGCTTCCGAGCAAGCACCGCTTAAAGGAATTCTGGGATATGAAGAGCGTCCTTTAGTCTCTATCGACTACAAAGACGATCCTCGGTCTTCCATCATTGATGCCCTCTCCACAATGGTGGTAAATGAGACGCAAGTAAAAATCCTGGCTTGGTATGACAACGAATGGGGCTATGCCAACCGAATGGTTGAACTCGCCCGTAAAGTGGCTTTGAATCTGAAGAATTAAAAGTAATTGGGCATGGGGCATTGGGCATTGGGCATAGCCAATACTCAATAGTTATTCTTCCCCTGCTTCCTCATCCTCCCTCATCTCCCTTATCTCCCTCATGGCTTCTACTACAGCTCATAGTGCCAATTTCAAGAACTATATCCTAGTCACCCTCGCCTACTGGGGTTTCACCCTCACCGATGGTGCGCTGCGAATGCTGGTGTTGCTATATTTCAACCAAATTGGCTATACACCGATACAAATTGCCTTTCTATTCCTGTTCTACGAAGTCTTCGGAGTTGTCACAAACTTTTTCGGCGGTTGGATTGGTTCCCAGTTTGGATTGAAGGTAACGCTTTATAGCGGTATCGGATTACAGATTTTTTCTTTAGTTATGCTGTCCTTCCTCAATCCAAATTGGGCACAGTGGATTGCAGTCGGTTATGTGATGGTGGCACAGGCATTTTCTGGGATTGCCAAAGACTTAACCAAAATGAGTTCTAAAAGTGCCATTCGGTTGGTAGTACCCCAGGATGCCCAATCATCTTTGTTTAAATGGGTAGCAGTGCTGACGGGTTCTAAAAATGCCCTCAAAGGAGTTGGCTTTTTTATTGGTAGCGCTCTTTTGGCTGCGGTTGGCTTTATCAATTCCCTGTGGATTATGGCAGGGGGACTTTCCCTGATTATGTTTTCTGGATTAATGCTTCCCAAAGGGATGGGCAAAATCAAGAAGAAAATCAAGTTTAGTCAACTGTTTTCTAAGAGTGAAGAGATTAATATTCTTTCTGCTGCTCGATTTTTTCTCTTTGGCTCTAGAGATGTGTGGTTTGTTGTGGGATTGCCAGTATTTTTGCGTGAGATTTTGGGTTGGTCGTTCTATCAGGTTGGTGGATTCTTGGCTTGTTGGGTAATTGGCTATGGCGTTATTCAGTTCTTAGCACCAACGCTGATTCAGCGATTTGGTTCTGGTCGTCCGCCACAATCAAAGACTATCCAATTCTGGACATTTATTCTAACAGCAGTTCCAGCCGCGATCGCTCTTGCTCTCCAATTAGGTGTAAGAGCCGATATTGCGATTGTTGGCGGACTCCTGATTTTTGGCGTTGTGTTTGCCTTCAACTCAGCAGTTCACTCTTATTTAGTGTTGGCCTTTACTGATGATGACAAGGTAGCGCTGAACGTTGGTTTTTACTACATGGCAAACTCTGGTGGTCGATTAGCTGGAACTGTTTTATCAGGTTTGATATATCAGTTTTTCGGGTTAGTGGGCTGTTTGTGGACATCTATGTTTTTTGTACTAGCAGCAGCATTGATTACTCTGAAGCTACCCGATCCCGAACCGAGCAAAGCGATCGCCTGGAAAGCAGGAGATGGAGACTAAAACATTTGTCAAGTGCTAAATAATTTGTTCGCTGGCAAAATTATTTGGCATTTGACATTTATAGGATTTACGCATGAGTTACGGAATAACGAACCACAGAGGCACGGAGGGCACGGAGAAATCAGAGTTTGAGAGATATTTTGCGTAAGTCCTAATTGACTTAGGTAGCAAAGATAAAGCAGTCTTCCCTGCTTTCTAACTAGTTTTTATTTTGGTAGCTCTACAGTTATCTGTCCCAGCTATTAATTTGTATCCTTGACATCTTTATGACGACATTTGACCATCCCCCCAGAATTTTGTTTTTGTATGGTTCTCTGCGTGAGCGTTCCTATAGCCGCCTTTTGGCAGAAGAAGCCGCACGCATCATTGAAGAATTTGGCGCAGAGGTAAAGTTTTTCGATCCCCGCGAATTACCGATTTACGGTAGCGTACCTGACACCCACCCAAAGGTGCAGGAGTTGCGCCAATTAAGCCTGTGGTCGGAGGGGCAGGTCTGGTGCAGCCCGGAGCGTCACGGCCAGATCACCGGCATCATGAAGATCCAGATCGACTGGATGCCGCTGAGGATCGGTGCCGTGCGCCCGACGCAAGGGCGAACGCTGGCGGTCATGCAGGTGTGCGGCGGATCGCAGTCGTTCAACGCCGTCAACACGCTGCGCGTTCTTGGGCGCTGGATGCGGATGGTCACGATCCCGAACCAGTCTTCAGTGGCTAAAGCATATCAGGAGTTTAACGAAGACGGGACTATGAAAGATTCGCCCTACCGCGATCGCGTTGTTGATGTGATGGAAGAACTTTACAAGTTTTCCTTGCTATTGCGTGACAAAGTTGATTATCTCACAGACCGCTACAGCGAACGTAAAGAAAAAGCTGCCAAAGAGACAATCAAGATAGCTTCTCAATCTCTGGAAGTCCTTAATAAAACAAATTGACTATCCAAAAAAAGATAACCTCCTGGCAGATTGAACCAGGAGATTTAAAAAAATTGATTCATCTTTACAAGCGTTGTAGCAGGCTCAAACCGTGGGTGTCAGTACCACAGGTATTGAGGAGAAAGTATTCATCAGCTAACTTTTGCACTTGTTCTGATTCCAATACGCTGGGTTTCCAGGGGTTAGGGTTATTGTAGGCGTAGAAAGTTTCTACACCATCAATCCCCTTTTGGGATGCAGCTGGAATT encodes the following:
- the arsJ gene encoding organoarsenical effux MFS transporter ArsJ; protein product: MASTTAHSANFKNYILVTLAYWGFTLTDGALRMLVLLYFNQIGYTPIQIAFLFLFYEVFGVVTNFFGGWIGSQFGLKVTLYSGIGLQIFSLVMLSFLNPNWAQWIAVGYVMVAQAFSGIAKDLTKMSSKSAIRLVVPQDAQSSLFKWVAVLTGSKNALKGVGFFIGSALLAAVGFINSLWIMAGGLSLIMFSGLMLPKGMGKIKKKIKFSQLFSKSEEINILSAARFFLFGSRDVWFVVGLPVFLREILGWSFYQVGGFLACWVIGYGVIQFLAPTLIQRFGSGRPPQSKTIQFWTFILTAVPAAIALALQLGVRADIAIVGGLLIFGVVFAFNSAVHSYLVLAFTDDDKVALNVGFYYMANSGGRLAGTVLSGLIYQFFGLVGCLWTSMFFVLAAALITLKLPDPEPSKAIAWKAGDGD
- the arsH gene encoding arsenical resistance protein ArsH, with product MTTFDHPPRILFLYGSLRERSYSRLLAEEAARIIEEFGAEVKFFDPRELPIYGSVPDTHPKVQELRQLSLWSEGQVWCSPERHGQITGIMKIQIDWMPLRIGAVRPTQGRTLAVMQVCGGSQSFNAVNTLRVLGRWMRMVTIPNQSSVAKAYQEFNEDGTMKDSPYRDRVVDVMEELYKFSLLLRDKVDYLTDRYSERKEKAAKETIKIASQSLEVLNKTN